In Gemmobacter sp. 24YEA27, a genomic segment contains:
- a CDS encoding AI-2E family transporter, whose translation MAATTTPSRPGPPSRPEPPFAGETRHGYRRPLITDISAARWLLLAILAASVYFFYGFIVPVLAATVIAVASWPLRERSLPKLGRTLTATALVLVLLCFLVLPILAALFYAFHELRDWISWGFRINSTGTPPPHWLVELPQVGGWIDDKWRATIGHPGGLGELVQLISGENIGSIYRGVLSAGSTAFHLFLNLVFMLIALFVFYRDGDRVVEQIDRVGARILPERWNRLSRIAPATISATVTGMTLIAIGEGVVLGIAYYFAGLPSPVTFAVITAVMALIPGGAPLSFTLASLYLVASGSPWAGVALFTWGTVELFIVDKTIRPMLVGGPVRLPFLPTFFGLIGGVKTMGIVGLFVGPVLMALLMSIWREWQREILEDEARRQPQTNALPPLVPPPVTTADG comes from the coding sequence ATGGCCGCAACGACGACCCCTTCCCGCCCCGGACCTCCCTCCCGCCCCGAGCCACCCTTTGCCGGGGAAACGCGGCACGGATATCGTCGCCCGCTGATCACCGATATTTCGGCGGCGCGCTGGCTCTTGCTCGCGATCCTCGCGGCCTCGGTCTATTTCTTCTACGGCTTTATCGTGCCCGTACTGGCCGCCACCGTGATCGCGGTCGCAAGCTGGCCCCTGCGCGAACGCTCGCTGCCAAAGCTGGGGCGCACCCTGACCGCCACGGCACTGGTGCTTGTGCTTTTGTGCTTTCTGGTGCTGCCGATCCTTGCGGCGCTGTTCTACGCCTTCCACGAATTGCGTGACTGGATCTCCTGGGGGTTCCGCATCAACAGCACCGGCACACCGCCGCCGCACTGGCTGGTCGAACTGCCGCAGGTCGGCGGCTGGATAGATGACAAATGGCGCGCGACCATTGGCCATCCCGGCGGCCTTGGGGAATTGGTGCAGCTGATCTCGGGCGAGAATATCGGCTCGATCTATCGCGGCGTGCTCAGCGCGGGATCGACCGCCTTCCACCTGTTCCTGAACCTCGTTTTCATGCTGATCGCGCTGTTCGTGTTCTATCGTGACGGCGACCGCGTGGTGGAACAGATCGACCGCGTCGGTGCCCGCATCCTCCCCGAACGCTGGAACCGCCTGTCGCGCATCGCGCCCGCCACCATTTCGGCCACAGTGACCGGCATGACGCTGATTGCGATTGGCGAAGGCGTGGTTCTGGGCATCGCCTATTACTTCGCGGGCCTGCCCTCGCCCGTCACCTTCGCCGTCATCACCGCCGTCATGGCGCTGATCCCCGGCGGCGCACCTTTGTCCTTCACCCTTGCCTCGCTGTATCTGGTCGCCTCGGGCTCGCCCTGGGCCGGGGTCGCGCTCTTCACCTGGGGCACGGTCGAGCTGTTCATCGTCGACAAGACCATCCGCCCGATGCTGGTCGGTGGCCCGGTGCGGCTGCCGTTCCTGCCGACCTTCTTCGGGTTGATCGGCGGGGTAAAGACCATGGGCATTGTCGGGCTTTTCGTCGGGCCGGTGCTGATGGCGCTTCTGATGTCGATCTGGCGGGAATGGCAGCGCGAAATACTTGAAGACGAGGCGCGCCGCCAGCCGCAGACGAATGCCTTGCCGCCGCTGGTGCCGCCGCCGGTCACAACCGCTGACGGGTAA